Proteins encoded together in one Cytophagia bacterium CHB2 window:
- a CDS encoding gliding-motility protein MglA, whose amino-acid sequence MFVNWAFQEINLKIVYYGPGLSGKTTNLEYIYHKIDPSLRGELITLKTREERTLYFDFLQLEVGRIKGMKPKFNLYTIPGQVYYAYSRKIILRGVDGIVFVADSQPDRMTENLDSLMDLEQNLIEDGLTLEEFPWVLQYNKRDLPRALPTAELNAKLNFHKVQAIEAVASKGHGVLETLKLAIQGVVTHTQKVI is encoded by the coding sequence ATGTTCGTCAATTGGGCGTTTCAAGAGATCAATCTCAAAATCGTGTACTACGGGCCGGGGCTGAGCGGCAAAACCACCAACCTTGAATACATCTATCACAAAATCGACCCTTCGTTGCGCGGCGAGCTGATCACGCTGAAAACGCGGGAAGAACGCACCCTCTATTTCGATTTTTTGCAGCTTGAAGTGGGCCGCATCAAGGGCATGAAACCCAAATTCAATCTCTATACCATTCCCGGCCAGGTGTATTACGCCTACAGCCGTAAAATTATTTTGCGCGGCGTCGATGGCATCGTGTTTGTCGCGGACTCCCAGCCCGATCGCATGACGGAGAATCTCGATTCGCTGATGGATCTCGAACAAAACCTAATTGAAGACGGTTTGACACTGGAAGAATTCCCCTGGGTCTTGCAATACAACAAGCGCGATTTGCCGCGCGCTTTGCCCACCGCGGAGTTGAACGCCAAACTCAACTTTCACAAAGTGCAGGCGATTGAGGCGGTGGCCTCAAAAGGGCATGGCGTGCTGGAGACGCTCAAGCTGGCCATTCAGGGCGTGGTAACTCATACACAAAAAGTCATCTGA